Proteins from a genomic interval of Nostoc sp. TCL240-02:
- a CDS encoding RAMP superfamily protein translates to MTVIPDAAKKVPMMFRAQINGRCQIQRLVPGADEQDAIRWADEWVDKAYPNLPELSSEVQTRTYTLTWRFITNSGQDEGVIRPVIGARGWPFYPGSSMKGIFRRACTKEQAELYCGKTLPGGEVEPGILRFHGGYPTDTAWTENLVDIVHPQQNWQVKNGNKESGAFIQISLYKPELRFGISSNAKDVDWQTVWSIWEKALSTGIGCRVCAGYGQPQHHTGNIIYQGRIKGQGQAAKLIDGTGEFRANVFRAALRGHALRIFGGLTNADMADRIVNNLFGSVQGKGNIGLLGMSFRDSRLEIDTFGRGSYAQPTYNVEGELVWLLASQLANSQQEDVLKKLVADLTRFAMLLGGFGKSWRRADHRLFYEEYYEEGYKPLIGCHWQWLGERSLIRDVQVRKLEQVGEFIDKVQQTAQDWMQLQGITPNPAQTTSWREAWHPQNVQVWGRQASEREDSEAIFWLHGPYQEAISRLQPEGSIYRSSITGQMGQIGRLWHRMYPLVRLVKDPKNPNKPIPKITPGYLELLTLFPDDSPESKQFVQFLNSQQNRPKGFEKLWP, encoded by the coding sequence ATGACTGTAATTCCCGATGCTGCAAAGAAAGTCCCGATGATGTTTCGGGCGCAGATTAATGGACGTTGCCAAATCCAAAGGCTTGTTCCTGGTGCAGATGAGCAAGATGCTATACGTTGGGCTGATGAATGGGTAGATAAGGCTTATCCAAATCTCCCTGAACTTAGTTCTGAAGTCCAAACCCGTACTTATACTTTAACTTGGCGATTTATTACTAATAGCGGTCAGGATGAAGGTGTGATTCGCCCAGTTATTGGTGCAAGGGGCTGGCCGTTTTATCCAGGTAGTAGTATGAAGGGGATTTTTCGTCGTGCTTGCACCAAAGAACAAGCAGAACTTTATTGTGGCAAAACTTTACCTGGTGGAGAAGTTGAACCGGGTATCCTCCGCTTTCATGGTGGTTATCCGACTGATACGGCTTGGACTGAAAATTTAGTAGACATTGTGCATCCGCAGCAGAATTGGCAAGTTAAGAATGGAAATAAAGAATCCGGTGCTTTTATCCAGATTTCTCTGTATAAACCAGAACTGAGGTTTGGGATTTCTAGTAACGCTAAAGATGTTGATTGGCAGACAGTCTGGAGTATTTGGGAAAAAGCACTTTCCACAGGCATTGGTTGTCGTGTCTGTGCTGGCTACGGACAACCACAGCACCATACTGGTAATATTATTTATCAGGGACGCATCAAAGGTCAGGGACAAGCTGCCAAGCTAATTGATGGTACAGGAGAGTTTCGCGCTAATGTTTTCCGGGCGGCCTTGCGGGGTCACGCTTTGCGGATTTTTGGCGGGCTAACTAATGCAGACATGGCAGATAGGATTGTCAACAATCTTTTTGGTAGCGTCCAAGGTAAGGGGAATATCGGATTGCTGGGGATGAGTTTTCGAGATTCTCGCCTAGAGATAGACACTTTTGGCAGAGGTTCCTATGCCCAGCCTACTTACAATGTGGAAGGAGAATTAGTCTGGTTGCTGGCTAGTCAATTGGCTAATTCTCAACAAGAGGACGTTTTGAAAAAATTGGTAGCGGACTTAACGCGGTTCGCTATGCTTTTAGGCGGTTTTGGCAAATCTTGGCGACGGGCAGATCATCGCCTATTTTATGAAGAATACTACGAAGAAGGATACAAGCCTCTAATTGGTTGTCACTGGCAATGGTTAGGGGAGCGATCGCTCATTCGAGATGTACAAGTGCGTAAACTAGAGCAAGTGGGCGAATTTATCGATAAAGTGCAACAAACTGCTCAAGACTGGATGCAGCTTCAAGGGATAACCCCCAACCCCGCCCAAACAACTTCCTGGCGCGAAGCATGGCATCCCCAGAATGTACAAGTGTGGGGACGACAAGCCAGCGAACGAGAAGACAGTGAGGCTATCTTTTGGCTGCATGGCCCTTATCAAGAGGCAATTTCCCGACTTCAGCCAGAAGGTTCAATTTACCGTTCGTCAATTACTGGGCAAATGGGGCAAATCGGTAGACTCTGGCATCGAATGTATCCCCTAGTTCGCTTAGTCAAAGATCCCAAAAATCCCAACAAACCTATTCCCAAAATCACCCCAGGATATTTAGAACTGCTGACGCTTTTTCCTGATGATTCTCCTGAATCAAAACAGTTTGTGCAGTTTCTTAACTCACAACAAAATCGACCAAAAGGTTTTGAGAAACTTTGGCCGTGA
- a CDS encoding RAMP superfamily CRISPR-associated protein has product MYKKAYGTIETLAPLHVGASAGEETGNLNLIFRDQFTQTGIIPGSSIRGRFRADMRSHEPGMENTWYGHQASLSGAENTTTEALVKFEYASLVWLPVFCPGQPIVWVTCPWLLKRYQQITGQPTVKDEENQSKPAPLPKPYTAPKALQGRQVDTNRKVLFFNLGFIEIKHEDNLSGWIPTGSNLNPDNLVVVDNNDIAMLHDMALYRQSRVKLADNEKKVDGGAFFNVEALPEGSILIFPIALKETGWKPFGNDAADELYFGGLESIGFGRCQVTLGGAYQ; this is encoded by the coding sequence ATGTATAAAAAAGCCTACGGCACCATCGAAACCTTAGCCCCCCTGCACGTCGGTGCGAGTGCAGGAGAAGAAACCGGGAATTTGAATTTAATCTTCCGTGACCAATTTACTCAAACTGGGATTATTCCTGGTAGTTCAATTCGGGGTAGGTTTCGGGCAGATATGCGATCGCATGAACCAGGTATGGAAAATACATGGTACGGTCATCAAGCTTCTTTATCAGGAGCAGAAAATACCACAACCGAAGCATTAGTTAAGTTTGAGTACGCTTCTTTAGTCTGGCTGCCTGTTTTCTGTCCTGGTCAACCCATTGTTTGGGTGACTTGTCCCTGGTTACTCAAACGCTATCAGCAGATTACAGGACAACCAACTGTCAAAGATGAGGAAAATCAGTCAAAACCTGCGCCCTTGCCCAAACCTTACACTGCACCCAAAGCTTTGCAAGGTCGTCAAGTTGACACTAACCGTAAAGTTCTGTTTTTCAACCTGGGTTTTATCGAAATCAAGCATGAAGATAATCTCTCAGGTTGGATACCGACTGGATCTAATTTGAATCCAGACAACTTAGTTGTAGTGGATAACAATGATATTGCCATGCTGCACGACATGGCACTTTACCGTCAAAGCCGGGTGAAACTTGCCGACAACGAAAAGAAAGTAGACGGTGGTGCATTCTTTAACGTCGAAGCTTTACCAGAAGGAAGTATTTTAATTTTCCCCATTGCCTTGAAAGAAACAGGTTGGAAACCTTTTGGTAATGATGCAGCTGATGAACTTTATTTTGGTGGACTAGAGTCGATTGGCTTCGGTCGTTGTCAAGTTACTTTAGGGGGAGCATATCAATAA